CGCCTGGCCCTGCAGAGAGGAGCCAGcttcctcatcctctttctcTTTGGAAATGAGGAGATGAAGGTGACTGGAAGGGATGGGCATCAGAGGGTCTAGAACTTGCGtccttctgcctcccttcctgcagCTGAGTTCCCCATGTCACTGTGTTGAGGGGTACTGGGAGGGGGGCGGAGTCAAGTACACAGAGAACCAAGCTGCTACCACACCCTGTTCCCAGCTGCCCTGGGTCCACATGGCCCTGTACACAGGGGGCATTCAGCAGACTCTATGGTGCTGGCCCTGGAGAGCGCGCCGCTGAGACAGCCACAGGGAGCATCTGGAAAGCGCCTGCAATACTAGCTGCTCTACGCCCTTAAACATCAGCTTAATGAATCCTCACAACCCACGAGGAGGGTCCTTTCATTCTCCCCATCTCACAGCTCAGAGGGCGGGGACAGCGCGAGAGAATCTGACCTCAGTGTTCTTTTTATCACTGATGTAAACTCCTGCCAGAAGGATCTTGAGGCTTCTCCAGGGAATAGGGAGCTGGAAGAAGCCAGcagtggagggaggggcctgTGGACAggggtcccctctccccacctgtggCTGGGGACTCTGCTGCTGGGACTGCTGGCAGGTCAGCTGCCAGGCGGAATGGGGCCTGCGTGGGGAAGTGCTGTgtcgggggcaggggtgggcagagacGGTGCCACCATGTGCCGGCTCTGCGGCCTTGGGGGAAATTCCAGTAAGAGTGCTCGTGGTGCCTGGCACGTTGGCGTGAACTCAGGAACATCAGCAGCTGCCAGGCCAGCCTCCATCTGTCTCTCCAGGTGAGTGTGAACGGACGACACTTTCTCCACTACGGATACCGGCTCCCGCTGTCTCGGGTGGACACCCTGGGCATATATGGTGACATCTTGGTGACGGCTGTTGGGTTTCTGAACATCAATGTAAGTTCCCTGGAGGTTGACGCCTGGATGGCAGAGGCCTCTGACTTCCCCTGATGCCTGGCTAGGCCTGGGACACCCTCCCACTCCAGACGAGCCTTGTCAACGCAATTATAACCAAGGTGGAGGGGCTTTATAGAGGTGGTGGACACGAGGCGGGGTGAGGTGACCACAGAAAGCAGAGCTAAGAGCCTTGGGCAGCAGTCTATACTGGGCTTGGGGTGTGGTCCACATGGAGGAGCCATGGCCAGGAGGCAAATGACTTAGTGGCTTGGAGCGGTGGGACCCAAACCTAGCAGTGGCTGTATGATTCCCGGCTGAGGGGCTTTATTCAAAAGGCAGATTTCCGGGATCTGCCACCAGAGATTCGGATTCAGGAAgtctgaggtggggcccaggaatcagcATGTTCAAAACTGCCGGGTTTCAGAAGCCCTGACGGGGCCTCCGGGGAGATGCGGCGCTCTCAAGGCCAGAGCTCGgcctctgcctgcttcccaggCACAGCAGGGCAGGCGGGAGCCAAATAAATGGCTCCGGGGCTTGCGGTGGTGCTGAGTCCGGCTcgttgctttttctctttcccaacaGCCATTTGTGGAGGGCGGGAGCGAGTATCCGGTTGGACACGTGAGTCTGTCGGGAGCTTGGCTGGCGCTCGCGGTCCCAACCACACTGGCTGCCCCgctggctctccctcctcccgggGCCTGACCTGCCCCTCGCTGGCCACTGCTCACGCGGCCCAAGGCCCAGCTGCCACCCACCTCAGTGCGCGGTTGCCATGGATACAACCGGCCCCGCCCCAGTCCCTGGGACCCGGGATTTGCCCCTCCCAGCGCCGGGGCGGTTCGGGAAGACGGATGCGGTGCGCTGGCTGCCCAGAAACGCCGGGGCCCCAGTATTCCCATCAGAAGCCTCGTCTCAGCTGGAGCTCTCAGTTCTCAGCAACCCTGCGAGGCTGCGGGGTTGGCCTGCGGGGCAGAAGGGGAGATGAGGCCCAGGCCCTTGCCCAGAGCCACAGGGTGTGAATGACAGACCCTCCGCCCCGTTCTCCCCCGTTATTTCAGAGCTGGTGTCCCTCTAAATTCAAAAGGACCCCTCTGGGGCTCCACTTACCTGCATTATCGCTCAGAGAGGCAAACCCCAAGTATTCCCATTTGTTAAGAATAAAATCCAGAGGTTCCTTTTCATGGAGCAAACAGCACGTGGCCTCCATGacccctctttctttccttgacaGCCTTTCCTGCTGGAGAGCCCCAGGCTGGTGAGTGACCTCCCTCCTCGTTCTGGTGGGGGTACAGTCCCTCACCTGCTCCATCAGAGGTGGAAGGGCACCCCCAACTGGTGGGAAATGCCCTCAACATCAGGGTTTCCTTCCTGCTCCAGGGGTCCCTGGCCCCTGAGGGCAGCCCACATAGCGGTTCCTGAGCGCGGGGGCCCTCGCCACGCCCCTCTGTGAGTCCTCGTCTCCGTTATCTCCTGTGTTCCCTCAGGAGGTGCCCTGCTCACGTGCCCTTCCCCGGGGCCTCTGGCCTGGACAGGTCATCATAGTGCGGGGGCTGGTCTTGCCAGAGCCGAAGGAGTAAGTGTCAGAGGGAGGGGTATAAGCATCTTTGGTCTCTTTAACCTTCAGCACGAGCTTTATAAGCATCACCTCTTTAATCTCCAGCACCACTACTTCATCCCCACCTGACAGATGAGAAGTAAATTGCCCAGGGTCGCACAGCTTGTGAAAGTCTGGTCCGATTGGTACAGGGTTCAGGCCGCCTTCGTGGCCCCAGCAGCCCCAAATCTGGGAGTATCTTCCCTGCCTGTACATCTTTTCAGGCCAACCAGCCTCTCCCCGCAGGTCCCAGCGGGAGCCTCGGGAAAAGCCCTGTAAAGGCACAGGCTGAGATCCAGGGAGAGGATGCGACCTCCCACAGTGACACAGTGCCCTGGTTTAGGAAACAGAGCCAGGCAGCCCCGAAGAGGAAGCCCTGTGCTGCAAAGTGAAAACTTGGAGGGACGCAATAACCAAGTGGATGCTGCCTAACCTCTCCGACAGAGGGCGCTCCCGCCCCATTTCCCAAACCTGTGGGCTCCAAGTcaagtgtctttttctttctcttctttccttcctcccctccatccttccttcttcctggaattGCATTGGACTTCATGACTTTTCTGAGCCAGATTTCCTGGGTTTGACTTCTGCTGAGGACACTTACTACTTGTGCAACTTCACAgcagttccttttcctttctgtgcttcagtttccttgcgTGTGTACAAAGAGGTAAAAATAGTGCCGCCTTCAGGGACGGTATAAATGCGTAGGACTGTGCCCCGCACATAGCATGTGCTCCACAGCTGTGATGGTGCCACAATCCTtgtggtggaggggcaggggagtaAGAAAAACACCTCGTGTTCTCCTTGCCTGATCCCCTtccgtttgtttttgtttttgaagtcacTGGCCTCACTCCACCCTTACCCTGCATGATCTTGATCAGATCTGTGAATTCTGAGCAGACATGGAGGCTGTGGAAAGCATGGGCCTCCAAAGTCAGGCAGGACTGGCTGGATTTCTGGTTTTGCCTCTTATAGACTGTAGTCTTGAACAAGTCACTACACCTCTCTGAGTCCGGAGTCCTGAGTTTCCCtatttggtggggggagaggggagataaTCCCAACCctacgggggaaaaaaaaaagttcccagtAATAGAACCCCCACTCCTCCCAAAATTTGGAGACAGGAGACCAGGTTCAGATCTTTGCTCAGGGTCACATGGCTATGATTAGTGATGCAGCAAGTGATTTTACTGCTCTCTCTCAAGGGCCACGAACTGACATGTCCTCAGGGGCCAGGCAGTTCACAGAAAGAGTGAGGCACCAGGCTGGGAAAGCTGGTGTAGTGGAAAGAGTATTTCCATAGACTCACTCATGCCAGAtcttctgattattttaaaagagaagctgGAAACCATCTCTTATAAACGTTCTCACTTTTGAAAATGGTATTACTTTAAAGTTGAAGAATACTGCAGATCAGCCAGAACATTTCTACAGGCCCAGTCGGCCCTGGGCCACCAACATCCAGGCTGAGCGCAGTGCCTGGCGCTGAGCCGCCGGCAGTGAATGCCGCCTCTGTACTTCCTGCTGTCTCTGAAAGCAACTGGCTTGAAttggccggggtggggggctgggggggtggtgGAGAGAGTTTGGAGGGTGCCAGGTTCATTTGCATTAAaagtttgtccttctctgtctacctcccccctccccaagcgCTGAGTCTGGATGTGGCTGCAGCTTCAAAGGGCTGAAACAAGAGCAGCACCGCGCACTGGAGGGAACCCGTACCCAGTGGAGGGCGGTGCTGGACGGGGCTGAGGTGGGGGGCCACTGAGGCCTCCAAGAGTTTTCAGGCCAGTGGGAAGACAAAGCCTGAtctgaggaggcaggtggggaagggggtcccCCAGCTAGTGGGTGGCAACGTGGCAGTTTAATCCCAGGTGCACCTAAGATTCAAGCAGGTGGTTCCTCTGTGAGCTGTTTCCCGAGGCCAGAATCTGGCCAACCTTCCAGCCActctcctgcctccatccctcccctgaGGGCCAGCAGCCACAGCCTGGAagagccagggagccagggacTGGGGGTTAGGAAGGCTGAGCCCCTTCTCCCGCCCCTTCCCGCAGTTTCACGCTCAGCCTGCGGGACGAGGCTGCCCATGTTCCTGTGATGCTAAGGGCTTCCTTCGCAGACAGAACTCTGGCCTGGGTCTCGCGCTGGGGCCAGAAGAAGCTGATCTTGGCCCCCTTTGTCTTCTACCCGCAGCGATTCTTTGAGGTGGGTCTTGGAGAGGCCTGGTCCCTTTGGGGTGGAGCACAGAGCTGCATTTGCATCCTGGAGACTGGCGGCATGTCCTGTGGGCCGGGAAGCCAGAGCCCCTAGGGGAGGGAAGGTCTATGCCAGGGCTCCACCCTCCACGCTGGTGCCGGGGTCCCGTGCCCAGAAGCCCTGAGGAGATGCTGGCATCGGCATTACTGAAAAGCCCCGCTAGTGACTCCAAAGTGCAGCTGGGGTTGAGACCACACCTCCAGGGGAATCAAGTCCTattacagatggtgaaactgaggccAGGCCTGGTGACAAGCTGGGCCCCTTGTCCTGTTCTCTTCCACCCCTGGGTGCCTCATGGATCCAGTCTCTGATGGGAGggggggctggctggctggggcaTCAGGCCGGCAAAGGAGGGTCTGGAAGCCAGCAGCACCTCCCGCCCTCCTTTCCCAGGTGCTGCTCCTGtgccaggagggagggctgaAGCTGGCGCTCaatgggcagggcctgggggccacCAGCCTGGGCCAGCAGGCCCTGGAGCGGCTGCGGGAGCTGCGCATCAGTGGCAGCGTCCAGCTCTACTGTGTCCACTACTGAGGAGGGATCCAGAGGGCTGGCCAGAGAAGAGGAAGGCCCTCCTACACCCAGGATggccctgctctcctcctctcATTACAACATCCACCTGTCACCTGGTGTCAGGCCTGGCTCCCTACTGGAGCCACCAGCCTGAGTCTGCAGGGGCTTTGGACTGTACAGCAGAGGGTAGGCACAAGAGTGTGAGGGTTCAGAAATTCTGCAGCTCCCTCCACCAGGAGGCTGAGATCTGGTTCTGCCTTCCTTCAGGGCCTAGACAAGGAAGCAGGCTTTGTACTCTAACGAAGATATCCCCAAAAAACAGTGGctaaaaatgtagaaatttatttccttcccatctAACAGTTCTGGAGAAAATAGTCCGGGTCAGTAGGGCGTCTCTGCTCCATGGACCTTAGGGGTCATGCTAGTCATCATCCCACCATCCCCGGGGCGTCAGCATCACCTGCATGCCAGAAGCTCTAGGTTTCAACCACTGAGAAGACAGATAGAGAATATGGACAAGGTCCACCTGACAAGGTACGCCCCAGGCCTGGGCTTGGCATACAGTGTTACGCTCGCGTCTCAGGGGCCAGCACGCAGATACCCAGCCCCACTatctgcaagggaggctggaagtgTTCTCCGGCCGGAAGGCCACGTGAGCAGCCGCAGTTATGCTACTGGGCTTCCCGGTACGTTTGGTTTTACTTACACCATCTTATTTTGTGCCATCTATTTACCATTgctattttttccttataatttcaGCTTTCTTGCTTGCTGTTGGATTGATGAAGTCTTCTTTATCAcctcctctgcctttttttcttacattgaCTTGGAAGTTATGAATTCCATTTTACACTTCCAGTGGTTATCcttgatctttattttattttcttattaacaCAATATAATTGACTTTTGGGGGTGGGTAACATTCTGAGTTTTAATATGTATAATGATTTGTGTGACCACTTCCACCATCAGGATATATAACAACTCCATCATCCCCCAAAATTCCCCTGAGTCACTCCTGTGTACTCACACCTCCTCCACTCCTTCCCCTAACCCCCGGCAACCCACTCATCTCTTCATTaccatattttgtctttttgagaatgccatataaatagaatcatatggGGCATGACCTTTTGAAACTAGTTTATTTGAACCAGTATTATCCTTTTAAGATTCATCTAAGTTGCTGTGTGTATCACCGACCCACTCCTGTTTATtactcagtagtattccattgtaccaCCATTTGCTTATCTGTTGACCCACAGAAGAacatttcagtggttttcagtttttgataATTATGAAAAGAGCTGCTAAAAACATTTGTTTGCAAGCCTTTGTATGAAcatgacttttcatttctttagggtTAATTCCTACTAGTGGAAttgatgggtcatatggtaaatgtatgttttaactttataagaaacggCCAAGCTATTTTCCAGAGTTGTTTCGGAATATCTTTGGGAATTTGGCATTCCCACCAGGAATGTATCAGATTTCCAGTTGTCCTGTCTTCTCATCGGTACTTGTTATTGTCAGTGTTTTTATGTTAGCCATCCTCATTGGCGTGTAGAGGTATcccattgtggctttgatttgtgtttcccttatGGCTAccgatgttgagcatgttttcatgtgctaatTTCCATCTGTGTATTCTCTGTGGTGTAATGCCTGTTCagatcttttctccatttttaaatcgAGTTGCTTGCTTTCTTATCATtgacttttaagagttctttatataggcTGGAGAAACGTCCTTtgtctacaatagccaagagatggaaacaacctaaatgtccatcaccagaggactggataaagaagctgtgatatatttatacaatggaataccactcaaccataaaaaagagtataataatgccatttgcagcaacatggatggatctggagatcatcattctaagtgaagtaaaccagaaagagaaagaaaaataccatataatatcacttatagtgggaatctaaaaaggaaaaagaagacactaatgaacttatctacaaatcataaacagactcatagacatagtaaacaatcttatggttactcgggggagagtgggtgggaaggtataaattgggagtttgagatttgcaaatattaactgctaaatataaaatagataaaaacaaatgtcttgtgtatagcacagggaactatattcaatatcttgtagtaacctataatgaaaaagaatatgaaaacaaatatacggatgtgtatgtatgactgaaacattatgttgtacaccagaaattggcacattgtaactgactatacttcaattaaaaaaaaaaaaactaagacatCTATAtccaatgctaaaaaaaaaaatcagttggccaTATTTGGGCAAGCTTATttttggactctattctgttccattagtccgtctctttgccaataccacactgtcttgactactgtatctttatagtaaatcttgatATTGGGTAATATAATTTCTCCAaccttattcttctttttcaaaattattttggctcttactgttcttttgcctttttgtataaattttagaatcagcttgtccaTACATGCAAGATATCCTGccgggattttgattggaattgcattaaatttatagaaCAACTTGGGAAGAACTGGCCTCTTTATTATGTTGAATCTTTCAATCCATTAGCATAATATGTCTTgccacttatttaggtctttgatttatttcatcagcatcttgtagttttcagcatacacaTCCTGTACCTGAGTTGTTAGATTTATAGCTAAGCATTTAATTTTTAGGGTTATTgtcaatggtattttttaaacttcagtttgcAATTATTTATTACAATTATATAGAAACATAATTGATTTATCTGTGATGACTTTGTATCCTGGTACCTTGTGAAACTCAGTATTTCTAGAAGTGTTTTGTCTATTCCATAGAATCTTTTACATAAAACAATTGTTTACATGTTGTCTATGGAAAgggacaattttacttcttcctttccaatctataaggctttttaaaaaacttttcttgccttattatgCTGGCTAAGAATTCTAGTGCAATGTTGAATGGGAGGAGTGAGAGTaaacttctttgtctttttcccaaTATTAGGGAGGAAGCCTTATGATAGTAACTGTAGATTTTTTGTAGATGCCCCTTATAAAGTTGAGGACACGCCTTTCTGTTTTTAGTctactgagagttttttttttattattattattaccattattatgaatttattacaaattattatgaaaagatgttgaattttgtcaacgGCTTTTTCTGCATGAAATGATATAACCAtgtgttttttattctttagccTATAAATATGGTGTATTACATAATTGGTAATCAAATATGGAACCAAACTTGCTTCCCTATGATAAGCTCTACTTGGCCATGATGTATTATTCATTTTGAGAGTACAAGCACACCTCGTTTTGttgcacttcactttattgtACACCCCAGATATTGCACTTTTTACAGATTGAAGTTTCATGGCAGTCCTActttgagcaagtctattggtgccatttttcgaATAgcgtaatttctttttttttttgcattttaagtaaactttttatttgaGATCATTGCAGATTCATGTGCAGTTACAGGAGATAATACTGAGAGATCCTATGTactctttacccagtttcccccaatggtaacatcttacaaaactatAATACAATATCACAACCGGGATGCTGACATTCATCCAGTTCTGTCAAGAGACAGAACATTTCCATAGCCACAAGGACCCCTCATGTGGCCCTTTTGTAGCTAAATCCACCTCCCTTCCATGAGAACCCCTTCATTAACCCCTGCCAACCACTGTGTTTTCCATTTgcataattttgtcatttccaaatgtcatataaatgaaatcatacagtatgtaacatttgaggattggcttttttcactcagaataattTCCTAgcgattcatccaggttgttgcatgtatcaatagtttgtccttttttaattgttgagtGGTGTTCCACGGTATGGTTATACCAGTGTTTGTTCATCTATTTACCTGTAGAAGGACATCTGAGTTACTTCCAGTTTGGGGTTTTTAtaaatgaagctgctataaacatttatgtacaggtttttatgCAAACACAAGTTCTCATTTCTCTGGATAAATTCCCCaaagtgtaattgctgggtcatgtggtactCCCAGCAATTGAGAAACACTTTgtagaataaaattatatttcaaaatggatGGATCTAAAGGTTGTCTCTGGAATTGTTCTTCTACTTACTAGAGGTaaggttttgtttctcttgggctCTTCTCAAGGTCCAATAGCAAAATTTCTAAACTAAggtatatacattattttttagacataCTGCTATTgtatacttaatagactacaatatagtataaaacagaacttttatatgcactggaaaaccaaaagaTTCACGTGACtctctttattgtgatattcactttattttggtctagaaccaaacctgcaatatctctgaagTATGTGTGtagctggatttgatttgctaaaatatttttgaggattttaACATGTGTGTTCATGAAGGATAATGGTCTCTAATTTTGCTTTCTTGTGCTATCAGTCATTGTCTTGTTTTGTTATCAGGATAATGCTATCCCctcctctgttttctggaagTTTGTGATGATTGGggatatttctttaaatctttttttttttttagcgtttTCCAAGGACACCATCTAGACCTGGATATTTCcatttggaagatttttaattaaaatttaattcctttGGTAAGACATAGAAACAGACTGTGTATCTATTTCATCCTGggtgagttttggtagtttgtgtttttcatgAATTTGGTGCATTTAATCTTAGTCatcaaatgtgtgtatatatatatatatatgtagagtgcatagtattattttctcatcattttaatGTCTGTATGGTCTTTACAGAAAGCCCTTCTCTCATTTCTGAAACTGGTAATTTgcacctttttcctttttttctttgtcaggtTCACTagacttttatctattttattgatcattttttttaaaacagctttgaccttgttgattttctctattgttttctgtttcaatttttatagatttctgctct
This Camelus ferus isolate YT-003-E chromosome 10, BCGSAC_Cfer_1.0, whole genome shotgun sequence DNA region includes the following protein-coding sequences:
- the LGALS12 gene encoding galectin-12 isoform X4, with product MSPGETLDPLPDTLILQPPVFHPVVPYVTTIFGGLRAGKMVTLQGAVPLGARRFQVDFQCGCSLHPRPDIAIHFNPRFHTTKPHVICNTLHGGQWQAEARWPRLALQRGASFLILFLFGNEEMKVSVNGRHFLHYGYRLPLSRVDTLGIYGDILVTAVGFLNINPFVEGGSEYPVGHPFLLESPRLEVPCSRALPRGLWPGQVIIVRGLVLPEPKDFTLSLRDEAAHVPVMLRASFADRTLAWVSRWGQKKLILAPFVFYPQRFFEVLLLCQEGGLKLALNGQGLGATSLGQQALERLRELRISGSVQLYCVHY
- the LGALS12 gene encoding galectin-12 isoform X1, with the translated sequence MIKGSPREGAGETNSWESCPRHLGSWQRKGSQSSGHRVPGIGICNPSWRCPTPTMSPGETLDPLPDTLILQPPVFHPVVPYVTTIFGGLRAGKMVTLQGAVPLGARRFQVDFQCGCSLHPRPDIAIHFNPRFHTTKPHVICNTLHGGQWQAEARWPRLALQRGASFLILFLFGNEEMKVSVNGRHFLHYGYRLPLSRVDTLGIYGDILVTAVGFLNINPFVEGGSEYPVGHPFLLESPRLEVPCSRALPRGLWPGQVIIVRGLVLPEPKDFTLSLRDEAAHVPVMLRASFADRTLAWVSRWGQKKLILAPFVFYPQRFFEVLLLCQEGGLKLALNGQGLGATSLGQQALERLRELRISGSVQLYCVHY
- the LGALS12 gene encoding galectin-12 isoform X2, translated to MIKGSPREGAGETNSWESCPRHLGSWQRKGSQSSGHRVPGIGICNPSWRCPTPTMSPGETLDPLPDTLILQPPVFHPVVPYVTTIFGGLRAGKMVTLQGAVPLGARRFQVDFQCGCSLHPRPDIAIHFNPRFHTTKPHVICNTLHGGQWQAEARWPRLALQRGASFLILFLFGNEEMKVSVNGRHFLHYGYRLPLSRVDTLGIYGDILVTAVGFLNINPFVEGGSEYPVGHPFLLESPRLEVPCSRALPRGLWPGQVIIVRGLVLPEPKDAESGCGCSFKGLKQEQHRALEGTRTQWRAVLDGAEFHAQPAGRGCPCSCDAKGFLRRQNSGLGLALGPEEADLGPLCLLPAAIL
- the LGALS12 gene encoding galectin-12 isoform X3; protein product: MIKGSPREGAGETNSWESCPRHLGSWQRKGSQSSGHRVPGIGICNPSWRCPTPTMSPGETLDPLPDTLILQPPVFHPVVPYVTTIFGGLRAGKMVTLQGAVPLGARRFQVDFQCGCSLHPRPDIAIHFNPRFHTTKPHVICNTLHGGQWQAEARWPRLALQRGASFLILFLFGNEEMKPFVEGGSEYPVGHPFLLESPRLEVPCSRALPRGLWPGQVIIVRGLVLPEPKDFTLSLRDEAAHVPVMLRASFADRTLAWVSRWGQKKLILAPFVFYPQRFFEVLLLCQEGGLKLALNGQGLGATSLGQQALERLRELRISGSVQLYCVHY